In a single window of the Arachis hypogaea cultivar Tifrunner chromosome 6, arahy.Tifrunner.gnm2.J5K5, whole genome shotgun sequence genome:
- the LOC112695406 gene encoding myosin-11: MEAPAGGVDDMTKLSYLHEPGVLQNLKSRYELNEIYTYTGNILIAINPFQRLPHIYDAHMMQQYKGAPFGELSPHVFAVADVAYRAMINEGKSNSILVSGESGAGKTETTKMLMRYLAYLGGRAATEGRTVEQQVLESNPVLEAFGNAKTVRNNNSSRFGKFVEIQFDKNGRISGAAIRTYLLERSRVCQVNDPERNYHCFYLLCAAPQEEVEKYKLGHPKTFHYLNQSKCYELADISDAREYLATRRAMDIVGISQKDQEAIFRVVAAILHLGNIAFTKGKEADSSVPKDDKAKFHLKTTAELLMCDLAGLEDALVKRVMITPEEVIKRSLDPASAAISRDGLAKTIYSRLFDWLVDKINNSIGQDATSKCLIGVLDIYGFESFKTNSFEQFCINFTNEKLQQHFNQHVFKMEQEEYTKEEINWSYIEFVDNQDVLDLIEKKPGGIIALLDEACMFPKSTHETFSNKLYQTFKNHKRFIKPKLSRTDFTISHYAGEVQYQSDQFLDKNKDYVVPEYQDLLGASKCSFVAGLFPPLPEETSKSSKFSSIGSRFKLQLQSLMDTLNSTEPHYIRCVKPNNLLKPAIFENQNIMQQLRCGGVLEAIRISCAGYPTRRAFFEFMHRFSLLAPEIADSHHDEKVVCQKILEKMGLAGYQIGKTKVFLRAGQMAELDARRAQVLSNAAKTIQRRVRTYQARQHYLSLRTKTIFVQSVCRANLACKLYQNMRRKAAAIKIQKHARRYEARKSYRKLHASVLTLQTALRAVASLKEFKFRKQTKASIIIQARYRCHRASKYYKRLKVGAIVAQCRWRGKMARRELRKLKMAARETGALQEAKDKLEKRVEELTWRLQLEKSLRTNLEESKAQEISKLQNSLQEMQGKLDETNALLVKERENVKKVTIEATPVIQEKEVIVEDTAKIDALTAEVERLKTSLETEKQKADEFEKKYNEIQASSEEKTHKLEDTEKKARQLQESLHRLEEKIHNLESENQVLRQQALSMSPNKFLSGRSRSIMQRVESGHIAVESKPSLEMHSPSMNHRESSEMEDKPQKSLNEKQQENQELLIRCVAQHLGFAGNRPIAACIIYKCLLHWRSFEVERTSVFDRIIQTIGHAIETQENNDVLAYWLSNASTLLLLLQRTLKASGAAGMAPQRRRSSSATLFGRMTQSFRGAPGGVNLSLINGGMNGGVDALRQVEAKYPALLFKQQLTAYVEKIYGMIRDNLKKEISPLLGLCIQAPRTSRASLVKGSSRSVANTEAQKALIAHWQGIVKSLGNFLNTLKANHVPPFLVRKVFTQIFSFINVQLFNSLLLRRECCSFSNGEYVKAGLAELEHWCYKATDEYAGSAWDELKHIRQAIGFLVIHQKPKKTLDEISHDLCPVLSIQQLYRISTMYWDDKYGTHSVSPDVISNMRVLMTEDSNNAVSNSFLLDDDSSIPFSVDDISKSMEQIDISDIEPPPLIRENSGFSFLLPRAD; encoded by the exons ATGGAAGCTCCTGCTGGCGGAGTGGATGATATGACCAAGCTCTCGTATTTGCACGAGCCTGGAGTCTTGCAGAACTTGAAAAGTAGATATGAATTGAATGAAATATAT ACATACACTGGAAACATTCTGATTGCTATAAATCCATTCCAAAGGCTACCTCACATTTACGATGCACACATGATGCAACAATACAAGGGAGCACCGTTTGGTGAATTAAGCCCTCATGTATTTGCAGTTGCTGATGTTGCTTACAG GGCTATGATTAACGAAGGAAAAAGCAATTCAATTCTTGTCAGTGGAGAAAGTGGAGCCGGTAAAACTGAAACTACGAAAATGCTTATGCGATACCTTGCTTATTTAGGAGGAAGGGCTGCCACCGAAGGAAGAACAGTTGAACAGCAAGTTCTTGAA TCAAATCCAGTTTTAGAAGCCTTTGGAAATGCTAAAACTGTGAGGAACAACAATTCGAGTCGATTTGGTAAATTCGTTGAGATCCAATTTGATAAGAATGGAAGAATCTCAGGAGCAGCCATTAGAACATACCTTCTAGAAAGATCTAGGGTTTGTCAAGTAAATGATCCTGAACGCAATTACCACTGCTTCTATCTTCTCTGTGCTGCACCGCAGGAG GAAGTTGAGAAATACAAATTAGGACATCCTAAAACATTTCATTACCTTAATCAGTCAAAATGTTATGAACTGGCCGATATAAGCGATGCTCGCGAGTATCTTGCCACTAGAAGAGCTATGGACATTGTTGGAATAAGCCAAAAGGATCAG GAAGCAATTTTCAGAGTAGTTGCTGCTATTCTTCATCTTGGTAACATTGCGTTTACCAAAGGAAAGGAAGCTGATTCATCTGTTCCAAAAGATGATAAAGCCAAATTCCACCTGAAAACCACTGCTGAGCTTCTCAT GTGTGATCTTGCTGGTTTGGAAGATGCATTAGTGAAGCGTGTGATGATCACCCCAGAGGAAGTTATTAAACGGAGCCTCGATCCGGCAAGCGCAGCAATAAGCAGAGATGGCTTGGCGAAAACAATATATTCTAGACTCTTTGACTg GTTGGTGGACAAGATTAACAATTCGATCGGACAAGACGCGACTTCTAAATGTTTGATTGGAGTCCTTGATATCTATGGCTTTGAAAGCTTTAAAACCAACAG CTTTGAGCAGTTTTGCATTAATTTCACAAATGAGAAGTTGCAGCAACATTTCAATCAG CACGTATTTAAAATGGAACAAGAAGAATATACAAAGGAGGAGATCAATTGGAGCTACATTGAATTTGTTGACAACCAAGATGTTTTGGACCTTATTGAAaag AAACCTGGTGGAATCATTGCTCTCCTTGATGAAGCTTG CATGTTTCCAAAGTCAACACATGAAACGTTTTCAAACAAACTGTATCAGACATTTAAGAATCATAAGCGCTTCATTAAGCCAAAATTGTCTCGGACAGATTTCACTATTTCTCATTATGCAGGCGAG GTGCAATACCAGTCTGATCAATTTCTAGACAAAAACAAGGATTATGTTGTCCCTGAGTATCAAGATTTGCTGGGTGCTTCCAAATGTTCTTTTGTAGCTGGCCTTTTTCCTCCACTTCCAGAAGAGACATCAAAATCTTCCAAATTTTCTTCAATTGGTTCTCGCTTTAAG CTACAACTGCAGTCACTGATGGATACATTAAACTCTACAGAGCCTCATTACATTAGATGTGTGAAACCAAACAACCTCCTGAAGCCTGCAATTTTTGAGAATCAAAACATTATGCAACAACTTCGTTGTGGT GGTGTTTTAGAGGCAATCAGAATTAGTTGCGCGGGCTACCCTACTCGGCGTGCTTTCTTTGAATTTATGCATCGGTTTAGCCTCCTCGCCCCGGAGATCGCAGATTCACA CCACGATGAGAAGGTTGTTTGCCAAAAGATTCTAGAAAAAATGGGGCTTGCTGGATATCAG ATTGGAAAAACAAAGGTATTCCTAAGGGCAGGTCAGATGGCTGAACTAGATGCTCGTAGGGCTCAAGTACTCAGCAATGCAGCAAAAACTATCCAACGGCGTGTACGAACCTATCAAGCTCGACAACATTATCTTTCATTGCGAACGAAGACCATATTCGTGCAGTCTGTGTGCAGAG CAAACCTTGCATGCAAACTTTATCAGAACATGAGGAGGAAAGCAGCTGCAATAAAAATTCAGAAGCATGCCCGCAGATATGAAGCTAGGAAATCATATAGGAAACTCCACGCATCAGTTCTTACCTTACAAACAGCTTTAAGGGCAGTGGCATCCCTTAAAGAGTTCAAGTTTAGAAAACAGACTAAAGCCTCAATCATTATTCAG GCTCGTTATAGGTGCCACAGAGCTTCTAAATATTACAAGAGGCTTAAGGTAGGAGCAATAGTCGCACAATGCAGATGGAGGGGGAAGATGGCCAGGAGAGAACTCAGGAAACTGAAGATG GCTGCAAGAGAAACTGGTGCACTTCAAGAAGCAAAGGACAAACTTGAAAAAAGGGTGGAGGAACTCACCTGGCGTCTCCAACTAGAAAAAAGTTTGCGG ACCAACCTCGAAGAGTCTAAAGCACAAGAGATATCGAAACTGCAGAATTCATTACAGGAGATGCAGGGTAAACTTGATGAAACCAATGCTCTGCTTGTTAAGGAGCGAGAGAATGTAAAGAAGGTTACCATCGAAGCAACTCCGGTTATCCAAGAAAAGGAGGTTATTGTTGAAGACACTGCAAAGATTGACGCACTAACAGCGGAAGTTGAGAGGCTAAAG ACTTCCCTTGAGACGGAGAAACAGAAAGCTGATGAATTTGAAAAGAAATATAATGAAATCCAAGCTTCGAGTGAAGAAAAGACTCACAAATTAGAAGACACAGAGAAGAAGGCTCGTCAGCTCCAAGAATCACTACACAG GCTGGAAGAGAAGATTCATAATTTAGAATCAGAGAATCAAGTTCTACGTCAACAAGCTCTGTCCATGTCTCCTAACAAGTTCCTCTCAGGCCGCTCCAGATCAATTATGCAG AGAGTTGAGAGTGGACATATTGCAGTGGAGTCTAAGCCATCTTTG GAGATGCATAGTCCATCAATGAACCACAGAGAATCCTCTGAAATGGAGGATAAGCCACAGAAGTCATTGAATGAGAAACAGCAAGAGAATCAAGAGTTGCTCATTAGATGCGTTGCACAACATTTAGGCTTTGCTGGAAATAGACCAATTGCAGCCTGTATCATATACAAATGCCTATTGCATTGGAGATCGTTTGAAGTTGAGCGTACCAGTGTTTTCGATCGCATAATCCAAACTATTGGGCATGCAATTGAG ACACAGGAGAACAATGATGTCTTGGCTTATTGGTTATCCAATGCTTCTACGCTTCTCTTGTTACTCCAGCGCACCCTTAAAGCGAGTGGTGCAGCTGGAATGGCTCCTCAACGCCGTCGTTCTTCATCAGCAACTCTTTTTGGAAGGATGACACAA AGTTTCCGTGGAGCACCGGGGGGAGTGAACCTTTCTCTCATCAATGGTGGCATGAATGGTGGAGTGGATGCATTAAGACAAGTTGAAGCCAAGTACCCAGCTTTGCTTTTCAAACAGCAGCTTACAGCTTATGTGGAAAAGATATATGGAATGATCAGAGATAATTTGAAGAAAGAAATTTCTCCTTTGCTTGGATTGTGCATTCAG GCACCAAGAACATCCAGAGCAAGCTTGGTTAAGGGATCATCACGTTCAGTTGCAAACACCGAAGCTCAGAAAGCCTTGATTGCACATTGGCAAGGGATAGTTAAGAGCCTTGGAAACTTCTTAAATACTCTAAAAGCAAATCAT GTTCCTCCATTCTTGGTTCGTAAGGTGTTCACCCAAATTTTTTCATTCATCAACGTCCAACTTTTCAACAG TCTTCTCTTAAGACGAGAGTGCTGCTCATTTAGCAACGGAGAATATGTGAAAGCTGGTTTGGCTGAATTGGAGCATTGGTGTTATAAAGCAACAGATGAG TATGCAGGCTCAGCTTGGGATGAACTCAAACATATAAGACAGGCTATAGGATTTCTG GTCATACATCAAAAACCAAAGAAAACGCTGGATGAAATAAGTCATGACCTATGTCCT GTACTTAGTATACAACAGTTATATCGAATAAGTACTATGTACTGGGATGACAAGTATGGCACACACAGTGTGTCCCCTGAT GTCATATCCAATATGAGAGTGTTGATGACTGAAGATTCAAATAATGCCGTTAGTAATTCTTTCCTGTTGGATGATGATTCAAG CATTCCATTTTCTGTTGATGACATATCAAAGTCGATGGAACAGATAGATATATCTGATATAGAGCCCCCACCATTAATTCGTGAGAATTCTGGCTTTAGCTTCTTGTTGCCACGCGCAGACTGA
- the LOC112695405 gene encoding F-box protein At5g03970, producing the protein MGMEMGKKSCNSVYAVLNCDDILHDILIRLPPSTVHKLILVSKRWLRVVSSSSFRRCYLRKWGQDFRLLGFFVCNFLYLGRPRDGYRRPNWEPALPFLSTCEEGDDFKLSGILKQLGYFIDCSNGIILSGRHPKTYFVYNTMTKKKYQLPEPQQFYKTLCMALIVEESFDDDLCYKVIRAKCECKLRERNTVSIETYSSKTGKWKQSTLICSTSFALRPRTVGMVVGGVVHWFAMWGKIAVYDPRLGDRYIALVKLPSGTLSHEYEECVLGESSDGLLQYGQSSNLGLEIWVLEKESDNPSLYCNCTRLKYKWVQRWKLNFKVIWKKNPPLSTQSKEAQILSFLPRNSKTVFIRSGSSIFLCDLGNKMVEPVNYQGRGAAISWESSKVVPCFLPAWPVSSLSE; encoded by the coding sequence ATGGGAATGGAAATGGGTAAGAAGAGTTGCAATAGCGTTTATGCTGTGCTCAACTGTGATGACATCTTGCATGATATATTGATTCGTTTGCCGCCGTCAACTGTCCACAAACTCATTCTTGTATCAAAAAGATGGCTGCGTGTGGTAAGCAGTTCTTCATTTCGCCGTTGCTACTTGAGGAAGTGGGGACAGGATTTTCGACTTCTGGGTTTCTTTGTATGCAACTTTTTGTATCTTGGAAGACCCCGAGATGGCTACCGTCGCCCTAACTGGGAGCCCGCCCTGCCGTTCTTATCCACATGTGAAGAGGGTGATGATTTCAAGCTTTCTGGAATCCTCAAACAACTTGGCTACTTCATTGATTGTTCCAATGGCATTATTCTTTCCGGTCGCCATCCAAAGACATATTTTGTGTATAATACCATGACCAAGAAGAAATATCAACTCCCGGAACCCCAGCAATTCTACAAAACTCTCTGCATGGCATTGATTGTTGAGGAATCCTTTGATGATGACCTCTGTTACAAGGTGATCCGTGCTAAATGTGAATGCAAACTTAGGGAACGCAACACTGTTTCCATCGAGACTTACTCGTCAAAAACAGGAAAATGGAAGCAATCCACTTTGATATGCTCTACATCTTTTGCACTGCGCCCAAGGACAgttggtatggtggttggtgGGGTTGTACACTGGTTTGCAATGTGGGGAAAAATTGCTGTTTATGATCCACGTCTTGGCGACAGGTATATAGCATTGGTTAAACTACCATCGGGTACTTTATCACATGAATACGAAGAATGTGTTCTTGGGGAGTCTTCTGATGGTCTTTTGCAATATGGTCAGAGCAGTAACTTGGGTCTGGAGATATGGGTACTGGAGAAGGAAAGTGACAACCCTTCCCTTTACTGCAACTGCACTCGGCTGAAGTATAAGTGGGTTCAAAGGTGGAAACTAAATTTCAAAGTGATATGGAAGAAGAATCCACCTTTGAGTACACAGTCTAAAGAAGCTCAGATACTATCATTTCTTCCTCGGAATTCTAAAACTGTCTTCATCAGATCCGGGTCGAGCATTTTTCTATGTGATTTGGGGAACAAAATGGTAGAACCAGTAAACTACCAAGGTCGTGGAGCTGCCATTTCATGGGAATCAAGCAAAGTAGTTCCTTGCTTTCTACCAGCTTGGCCAGTATCTTCTTTATCTGAATAA